A stretch of Lathyrus oleraceus cultivar Zhongwan6 chromosome 6, CAAS_Psat_ZW6_1.0, whole genome shotgun sequence DNA encodes these proteins:
- the LOC127094342 gene encoding uncharacterized protein LOC127094342 yields MGLNGNGNRNRNGLINVVDEVDELESEVSFVVNAGFETEFFLLKSITREEKEEWIPFDSSRYGCSSALDVASPILREITTALHSIGIPVEQLHPESGNGQFEVVLEYTIGTKAADNLVYTRETIRAIARKHGLIATFLPKYILNEVGSGCHVHLSLWQNDKNVFMASDESSKYGISTLGEEFMAGVLHHLPSILPFVAPLPISYDRLQPMTGGSYLLWGIENRNAPLRASSPPGTPNGLVSNFEFKPFDGVANPYLGLTAIIAAGIDGLRRHLSLPEPIGTIM; encoded by the exons ATGGGTTTGAATGGAAATGGAAATAGGAATAGGAATGGGTTAATAAATGTGGTGGACGAGGTTGATGAGTTAGAGAGTGAAGTTTCATTT GTTGTGAATGCAGGATTTGAGACTGAGTTTTTTCTGTTGAAGAGCATAACAAG ggaagaaaaagaagaatggATACCATTTGATTCGAGTCGTTACGGTTGCTCCTCAGCATTGGATGTTGCCTCCCCGATACTTCGTGAAATTACAACTGCTTTACATTCCATAGGCATTCCAGTAGAACAG TTACACCCAGAATCTGGAAATGGCCAATTTGAAGTGGTTTTGGAATACACCATTGGTACTAAAGCTGCAGACAACTTAGTTTACACACGTGAAACTATAAGGGCAATTGCTAGAAAACATGGCTTGATTGCAACTTTTCTTCCAAA GTACATTTTAAATGAAGTGGGTTCCGGatgccatgttcatctaagttTATGGCAGAATGACAAAAATGTATTTATGGCATCTGATGAATCATCAAAGTATGGAATATCAACTTTGGGAGAAGAATTCATGGCCGGagttcttcatcatcttcctTCGATTTTGCCATTTGTAGCACCACTTCCTATCAG TTATGATAGGTTACAACCGATGACAGGGGGATCATACTTATTATGGGGAATTGAAAACAGGAATGCACCATTGCGAGCTTCATCTCCACCCGGAACTCCCAATGGTTTAGTGAGTAATTTTGAATTCAAACCATTTGATGGTGTTGCAAATCCATACTTAGGCTTAACTG